A segment of the Anopheles cruzii chromosome 2, idAnoCruzAS_RS32_06, whole genome shotgun sequence genome:
AGGTACACGTTTTTGACGGTTGATTTTGTTTGCTACACTTCTGTGCAACCGACAGGATATGCCCGCGCCCGGCACCATAAAATAAGACCGGTTCGcattggtgtggtgtgttgccGTGctctgccacacacacacacacacgtgcacagGAGTGGTGAgaagcgctctctctcgcgcgtaTCCAGTAATGAGAAAACAGTTGGCACCGCAAACGCAGTGAAGCGTTCTTTTGCGAGTTACTactacatacacacacactgacagtCTTCGGGGTGGTTGGTCATCGTTCGACGTTTACTGATAAACGATGCGCCCCACCGGTGCCCACCCGAACAAAATAGTcactcagtttctccatactgagaagaaaaatttcacggcgaattgttttctcgccaagTGGCAGAAGGAAAGAGCGATATCGagcaatattttctctctctgtcacgctaatatagcgtccagtTCGGCGCTCAAACTGTTAGAAGAAATTTTCAATAGTTCAAATTTTCAGCGTAGAAGGCACGACGTCAAAAGGAAATCGACATCGCATCATCGACgtgaaaatagtgtttaaaagtgaattttgAGCTGTTGCTTATctcggtaagtaaatttaagcatcgggaagcatttctcgataagtatttacttCTAAAtcgtgaaagtgcaccgcatttgtttacatttttagccgacCAGTGTCATCCTGCTTCAATGCCAGAGAcgcagcgaacgatgcaattaCGATGCAgcggatgaaaaatgatgctTGGAAACCTGCGATGTAGTGCTAAACTTAGCCATAGAGTGTAGCAAAGTGCATGGCGGAAGCCAAAAAGTTGAATAATTTCAGAAAAATTGTTAAGATGTGATACTGAATAAATCCAACACtttgtttacaacagcgaACGATCTGACAGTTCAATGTGTGGGAGAggatagagaaagaaagaaaaaatagaaatataGAGGGGAAAAGCGCTCACGGGCTCTCCAATCTTTTTGCGTTAAGAGCAGCGTTTTTACGTTAAGAGGCGAGTTCTCAGTATGCGGATTACGTTAAGagcccagtgaacaattttgagtgaccgacgctcttctcactatggaaaATCAAGGTACCATCCggttaccatcgggttaccgacgggttaccatcgggttaccaatgtaatttctccattagaactcccttgtgagatggcccaaaaaccccgatggcagaaattggtaacccgatttttttctcgagcgtgccccttgtcgtctccctctctcatatgtgccctctccctctttctttctctcgtatcccctgtcggttcccgaagtgAAAATGCTTCGTGTCGGTTTGGACATGCGCAGTGCCATTTATTTCTCGCTTTTGTGTGTTcgctttttcgttcactctACCGTTCGCCGTCCTGCTTCAGTGCATTGATGTAAACGCCGTGGTGTAAACGCCTATGACGCCgtaaatgccggtgccgccgtgttAATTCCAGTCGATCGCTACTTAGTTTGACCAGCTTGAGGTAGagatctgaaacgagcagagtgaaaacttgtcaacattatttgaacactactgaacactgtccaataaacttacctgtattatttcaatcaggaTCACACATGATGGAATGCACTTGAACTTGGTAGAAACTTGCAACTTGATCAACGCACCTACACACACTATACAAAATAGACAGAGTTCGACTTTGCCGCGACTCGAAAATTCGGTTAAGTCCCCGACGGAATGCTTTATGCGACTGCCGGTGTGCTTCGCGAGCCGCTCGGGActgtgtgtcgctctgtccctttttttctattccttttcctttctttcattcgttcgtcttccacttgctcgcggtcgcttcgcgtctcggcccttccgcccttccctctccaggtaatttaaacccacaagctcgcgcgtgaaactccctcctctcgtggtttcctccgctcttttccgccgctgcctacgagcggaccctcatgagccggcctgctcactgcagcgagcgtcgcgcccaccccctctcgtcttcgccgcaggcagaggggcgttcgagctcactcgtttcagccttcctcgtcccctcctcaggcggaggggtacctcggtcactcaaaattgttcactgggtggCAGGTTTTTCACCGACGAAGCGCGATGAGTCAATGGCTCTGGATGGGAGGAAATTGGAAATCATACTCAACAAAAGTAGAAAACTAGTTCCGGAAGTGAGCTAGccgtttttttggtggccaacAACATGGGTGGCTTTGCTCACGTTCAATTAAACAAGACAATGGGATGGGTGTTGCTGCACACGATACCAATACCGCACACTGgtctggctggcggcggcggcggtgtgcaAGGTTATAGATAGCACGGCACCAGACGGTCTTCCGGTCCCTATCGTCGGATCCCGAGCAATGGACGGAGGCAGCCGTCTCGTCATTCTTCCTTTGTGCATATCCACAGGGCGAGGTAGCGGCACGCGAGGCTGTATTGGTGTGGTATTTTAGCGGACGACCGACCCACACCGAAGTGTGGagaaatgataatgatgatggagcATACCCCCCGAATACGTGCTCTCGCGAAAATGTCCAAGGTtgggcacgtgtgtgtgtgtttggggcaCAGGTTGTGGTAGACAGGGATGGCGGGGAACAGCATACGTTTGAAGTTGATTTCCGGAGTGTTCAGCGGAAATGATATTGCGGGGACAATGCATCTCCCCGAAGCACAATCGTATGCGAAGTATCAAATCAATTAGGATCGGTTtgcgtttcacttttttcgtGCGATGATTCATCCTGTCTGTTATCAACTTCCATAGACGCCCACCCACCGACTTCTCTTTGTACTCCCACCCTCTATCGCggttaccgttttttttactttgcGTTATCGCGCACTGCTTTCGATGTGCGCGTCATTGAGCCATtatcattttctcttttcgatTGCGTGTTATTTTTCGAACGCGAGAAGCCGTGGCGGGAGGAGGAATGATAAGCGGGAATTCGTGCTTTGTGTGCTTTGAAATTAAAGAACCAGCCGATCCTCTTGTCTGCAGGAGATGCCAAGCGATAGAAGGCGCTGTTGGGGGGAGTGTAATGGACGATTAGCTTCTTCCGCGCGCGAGTCTGCCTTTGGTGGGTTGTGGCGCGTAAAGAACATCGCACCATCCATCGCTCACTTCCCGTTCTCTATGCTGCCAAACACATAACGGGAATGTgtggcggcaccggccggtCTCTCGCTTTCGGTGTTGGTGAGAGTATTTTCGCGGCTGCGCGTGTACGTGACCGACGACGAGAGGAAATCCTGCTCCGGTCAATGCCATTATTTGATCCTTTGTCGATACTCCTCACGACCGGTAAAGTTCTCCTGTGACAGGAACCGGGAATATGGTTACCACTACTTTGAACCGATGCTAATTCCGCTTTTTATTCTTCTGGTTCATTGACCTTTCACTTCGTTTTGGGGAGAATTCTCTCTCCCGTGGGAGAAAGTACGCTCCGTCTAATGACCGACCTTGCACTGTTATTATGGTGGGTGTCTGTCGGTTCTTCCTGTTTTTAAATAGGTTTTTGTACTTATCTTTTCATTGAAGGATacatttatgaaattttataTGCTTTTTTATGCATCTTCTTTCCGATTGGCGAGAAGCGGTGCGATTTTCAAGATTGACGACTGGATGCTCGAAAAGCTAAGAAAACTTGATGCTTGGTAACGAACACCTCATTTGCGGCTGTCATCGTATGCGTCAATTTCTAACCGTTTCGTTTGACAGATACCTTCAATTCATGACGGATATTTTGTTGCAGATTCCTGTTCCACGTTGGGGTTGAACATCATTAAGGCGGACATGATAATATGGAACTCtgggcaaaaaaagaaactgatGACAAAATCCATCCAATCAATCCAGTTTGTTGCTCCTGATATTCCTACGACGGCGAAAGAACCCCCCAAGACCCAGACACGAAGAATTCAAAATGAAAGCAGACGGGCGGGATATGAATATGTGTGCCATTTTTACACGACAACCTTGAAGAGAGTAACTGCCCATTACGGGGCACGGCTAGTCGCTCGCGTGCGTGTCCCTTCCCCCCCAACACCGGTTCCCACATATTTCTCCAGCGCCGCGGGTAGATTTTGCAAGTATTCGCCGCGGCGCCCCAGAGTCACGTAAAACAACAACTGTGCTCCGCCAAAATGTGCTGGACGTCGTCTCGGCGGCCACAGCTCATCAAGGTCGTTATGATGCCATTCTGGTGTGGTATTGGTGGCCACGACTGTTGTCTCCATTTTGGGGTTAATCATACGACAAGAGACACCCATGGTTCGGACAATCCTTATTTAGGTGCACACGCATTTCATATGAGCCACAGAAGCTCAGCTTAATCTGTCTGTTTCTATACACAGCACCTGTCCGTCATCCGTCGTTTTTGGTGGCCACATTTGATCCACGATCGATGTATGATCCTCTGCAAAAGATCGTTCgaataaaaattaatccaGACTTGCGTGTCTCTGGGGGGAGCCCCTaattggctgctgctgctagcgcCCGCGCAGCCTTTTCCAGTATTCGGATCCTTTTATGGTCAGGAGAGATCGACACGCGGCACGTCTGGGTTAAGTTCGGTTGGTGGGGTGCGTATTCTGTAGATTGCGTTGTGTGTGGCTTGCGTTTTaccttgttgctgctgcagcagtcTGTCTCCTGCAGTGTGTTCCTTCGACAGACCATATACAGCAATTAAAGAACAAGCGAGAGAGGATCAGCAGTCGAAATTCTCCTTGTTTGGTGTGTGGATCACAGCAATAACCTTGTGATCTCGTAGCTTCCCGATGTTCATTGCTTGTCGTGTAGGGGAGCCATAATCAAATCGTGTTCTGGAGATTGTTTTAAAGCGATAGCGACTTTGATTGGGTTCTTCGTGAGCCTGTGCGCCCCGGTCTAATAGAAATGAGGTCATCCGCAACcaattttcatcaccaccgtGGTGTAGTAATTGGTGCACGGCGATGTACATACATTACTAACTCGCTTTTTACGAGACACTGACCTCATCTCCAGTTAATTATGGCTCGTCACACACCCCTCAAACCGGCCGTGATCACGAGACCCCACCACCGTCTTCTTCGGTGGTGACCATCTCCTGTGTGAAGGCCAATGAAGCACATTTTCTAGAAAAGTAAACCAAATGGCAATATTATTCTATTAATAAGACGCCATAGTTTCCAAGGAGTGTACACACAGTTCGTCCTCGTTTCAGATTCCGTATGAGGTCAACAAAtacacgggacgggacgaacACACTCGCCACATTGGTCTTTGCGAAGGCGGGAGATAGTGCGAACGACTTTTGAACAAGAAATTGGCCGCACCACGCGCTTGTTGGAGTGCTTCATAACCGGTATCCATTTGAATGGGCGCACTCTGGAGCTAATATCTGAAGATATGGGCACATCCCGTTTGAATGGGCTACGTGCTCTTCCCGAATGCTGCCTCCCAGTTCTTGAGCGGCATTCGCGAAAGGGTTTAACGGTTTTTATCATCCGCGCCAGAGCGCGTACTATAGCGCAATCGTTTTATTGACCCTGCCGCGAAAGCATTATTCCAGTCCAGCGGGTGCGGTTTCTTCAATGCTTTTGACACGCAGAAGAATTCGGTGTaagagttttttttatctgaaaTCCCTGAAACGTGCAGAAAACTATCAACATTGGATTCGGTCTTGTACGCGATCGCGTTTGGCGCAGTCGCTTGTTTATTCAGAACTAGACACGTGTTTGTTGGTGGAGCCTTACCTTGACTCTTTTTAGTCATAAGTTCCACCATAATTTGCCGTTACCGctttgtgtggtgtgtggtgctgaCTCTTCAGCATTTAAAGAACGTGACCACACCGGGAACATGTTGTCcggagggttttttttcatcgTCTACCGTCCTCTGAGCAACCGGtgagcatcgtcgtcgtcgcgcacTGCGTTCCGGGTCGAGTGTCTACTAATGCACGCACGATCAAAcccgtgcacacacacacgcaccgacaCGGGGAATGTCGCGCGTGAGtaaccgagagagagaacgatgATCCTTATTCTTGCCCCTTTGCTGTGCTGCGTTCGTTCTTATGGTTCCAAAAAtaagttttaaatttagaGAACTCCTGCTTTAACGCGTGTCCTCTGCCACTACGAACGATCGACAGCCTGCCGAGCGCCGCGCACACACGAGATAGACTTTTGAGACATATGATCTGTACGAGTTTGTGAAACTGATCGACCCAGATGATCACCCCCAAAGGGGCATATTTTACCTGAAGGCTTTTGGGCTTTTGTTAATCGATTTCTGATACAAGAAAAATGTGCACAAAGTGAGCTGTTTGTGcaaaaattgtttcttttttctgtccaCAAAAAGTGCTGTGTCTTCTAGTTATGCTTCGCTTCCGATTACTCCTCGCTCTGACGAGAACACACTTGAAATgttttcctgtgtgtgtgtgtgtgtctccgaTGCTCTCGCTTCCTGTGAGAACCGGCGTCGTGGTAATCGAAAAGAAGtactatttttaaaattcaacctAACCCAACTTATTCTACGAACACCACGAGGGAGGAAGACCCATgtcgaccggccggcgttCGGTGGCGATCACGCGTATCGTTGCTTCTTCGCTACCAACGCGCCTCCTCCCGGTTTCAGAGATAGAGTTTCTCTCCATTCTCCTCCTGACTCCCggttctcgttttttttcgggtgcaTCGCCCGTTTATCGCTAACCTGTGCCTCGCGCCGGTCTGCCGTTATTACCATCAGCCAGCATTCCACGTGCTTCTGCACTCTGTAGAACCAGTAGACCATCATTATAACGCGCGAGGCGCTGTAGAATGACGATCGCaattttaatacattttcTCCCCTTTTTCTCTTCCCATTACTACTTAGGCTTCCGGAGTCACCGTATCGGATGTGTGCAAGACCACGTACGAGGAAATAAAGAAAGACAAGAAACATCGCTACGTGATCTTCTACATTCGGGATGAGAAACAGATCGACGTCgaggtgatcggtgatcgcaACGCGGAATACGATAGCTTTTTGGACGACATACAGAAGGGTGGACCGGGTGAATGCCGGTAAGGCCGCGCGTCCCCGAAGAGTGGGAAAATCCGGATCCTAATCTCGTTTTTATCGATCTAACTCGTTTCAGATACGGCCTGTTCGACTTCGAATACATGCACCAGTGCCAGGGAACGTCGGAGAGttcgaagaagcagaagctcTTCTTGATGTCCTGGTGCCCCGATACCGCGAAGGTAGGAAAAGTGGCTCACGGCTGGCTGTCGTCAGGTGCTGATTGTCTCTTTATTGCTTGTTGTTGCAGGTTAAGAAGAAGATGTTGTACTCGAGCTCATTCGACGCATTGAAGAAGTCGCTCGTCGGCGTCCAGAAATACATTCAGGCCACCGACCTGTCGGAGGCTTCCCGGGAAGCGGTCGAGGAGAAGCTGCGCGCAACTGATCGTCAATAAGGAAAAAGTACTACTTAAGAGACGCACACAACATACATCTACACgcggcggacacacacaacacatcCATCAGAAAAGTCTTGCAGAACTACGGAggagggcggcggcgaggTGGCCGAGGAGAATGCTCCTCCGAGATCATCGAGGGAACAAGATCATCggaatcagcagcagcagcacaacatTTCTTCGCAACCTAATTACTACCAACACACGGTTCCCTCGGCGGAACTTGCGATCCTAAGTTCTTCTAATTTCCACAACACACTATCATCATTCGAACAAACAGCGCGCGTGAAATATTGCGAAGGACACAACGCACTTCACTaaccgcaaccaccaccatcatcagagTCAGGATAAACCGGGAACGAGCAGCGTGTGTTCTccccgagcgagcgaggagTGGTCACCCCGGGGGGAAGAAAAGAGGAAGTTCACACCCAAGAAGCTAAAGAAAAACGCattgtgtgtggcgcgcgctgCACGATGCGTCTACAATAAAACTAAGCGAGATAACAAGGAAAAGGATCAAtagaaaaacacaacattatCTGGGCGCGCAGAGTAAGGAAAGAAATCATTGTGTTGGTCATCGTGTGTGGTAAAATGGAGCAAGGATGAGCCGAAGAGAGATTggtggttctgtttttgtagAGATTAAGGATGCTTGAGGCTGATTTATGTGTGAGCGCGCATTTCTCTACTGTCTGGTCGTCGTAGCCAAAAGATCACTAGTTTTCATTCATCGTATCCCGCGCGTATGCTTTCTTGTGTTTTCCCtctgtttgcaaacaaatatacatttttcatGCGAGTAACGGAACTGTGTGGGGCGTGCTatgagtgtgagtgtgtgttctgtttccttccggtggtgcgaTGCAGTAATGTGAAAATAATGATCAAGCAAAGCAGCGGCAGCACACAGCGAGAAAGCGAGgatgataataaataaatggaacCGAGATAACGATCAAGTTTGCCATGAGTGTTTCCGTTGAGAAAAGAAGTATGTTTTGCGTGGTGTTCTGTGCCTGGCCATTTTTAACGTTCAATTCAAAACCAGACCACATTGTCCGAATGAAGGAAGTAGCTTTTGCACCGGGCTGGTCGCGTTTGACAACATCgactatctcgctctagcgtcatgCTCTGTTTGAGGAAAAATTCAagattttcatgttttcttatttcacttattttattttcggttcgctttatTGAGTTGTTTCGCGCAAATTACagttgttactgtttttgttgtttattttttcaacggCCGATTTGAATGCATAAACTGACAGTTGTTTGACTTCGaatttcgaattcgaatgAATGAACACGAATgagaacaagaaaacaaggaaaaaacatcgactatctcgctctagcgtcagctATCTCTTTCCCGTTCGTAAGTCACTTTTGCTTCGGGTTCCCTTCGTAAGACTTCGGGTTgaaaaaccagagagagcGCAAGGAAACAAGAGAGAATAGCGAAATACAgcgagagaagagaaaagttggtcagtttcggttaagaaaggtcaggttcaaaagtcaggttCTGCGAACTGTCAGGTTCAGACAGAAAGTACAGAGTAAATTTTTCGTATTCTACAAAAAAAGGTGGTTGGTGCATTTGCGTTATTTGCGTTATTTTGCGTTTCGTATAGGCTTTGGGAAAAGTTCTCCGCCAAGTTGCGGTTTTTGGGCCAAGTGTGTTTTCGACAATTCTTTGCGAATGTGATGCACTTTTCTCCAGAGCAGACAGGAAAAGTCTTTTCTTCGATAGTGGCCAAACATGTTGTGAGCTAGTGGTGCGCACTAGCCGTGTTGTTGCTCCCCGTGCTTCGTGCTTCGAATATCtgtggcgtgcgtgcgtgacggTCCAAGTCCTGCTTGTTGGAAAGTGCCCACAGCGCACCCACGCAACCCTGTGTAGCAATAGAAACATTTCCTACAAACATTAGTGTgcgcccgcgcgtgtgtgtgtggaaataGGAAAACCGGGCGTTTCTTTGGGTGAAGAATGGCGAACAATGGAAAGCTCTCGGGTGCTTCTCCCGGAATTGCGTGTGTCTGGCTGCACTAGAGAACGGgacaagcgagcgagcgagcaagtGAAGGAATTTCAAGTACAAAACCGCACTCAGGcccaacaaaacacaatcgaTAGAGCTCTCGGTGGGGCTTTTCGGCGGGGGGCGAGAGACGGAAAGGCAACAAGCGCGCTCCTACGCCGCCTGCCTTGTTTTGTGTGTCACAagttggtgtgcgtgcgcgcgcgctcttgtGTTTCTCATCATCCGGCAAACGGAAACAGAGTTTTCCCTTGGACCACCGCTTTTCGATGAAAATTTTGCCATTCCGTGCGGCCGCCACACAATCGTTCTATCGATCGGGAGCAGTTCCCGAACGCAGATTACCAGACAGATGAGAcggctttttgttttgtctatCACCGAAATCTCCATCAGGGTGCGCTTGTCAAAGGGTCCTGTGATTCGCTTTGCTGATGTCCCAAACGAAAAGGCCCGACTGCACAGATTTAGCACTAGATTGCCATAGTTTCATGTGTCAAACTGTGAGCACAATTTGTTGTTGTGAcacgcgtttgtttgttgtttttcgacGGTCTTATTTgacatgttttttgtttttcgccgtGCTGCTTTTGCACGGAAGTGCTCTAGTGTCTCGGAGGCGCGTCAAAACACAATCGGGAAAACAAATCTCAGCCGTCAGCCGTGGGCGATAACAACAACCGCGAGAGGCACAAACTGCATACGGACCACGGATTTGGATTCGGATTAATGGTGGTTGTGTGTGGGGTGGGAGCGAtagccaccgaaaaaggaaggaaacaaaagaaactaGTTTGTGCgccttccctctctctcccgctccgtctctctttcttccgcTAACTGGTTTTCTGGTCCAGCTTTCCATGCCGTGCTTTGAACCGCAACGCGACCGTGAACACAGACGTAGTTGGCGATGATTGTGCCGATCGCCGGCCGCTTGCTAGTGTGTTGGTGTTCGCTGCCCGTTTGTGCATATTTTTTGTAGCAGGCCAAGGTGTTTAGAAATCGGTACCATCGGCGCGTCAGGGCGTGCATCGGGAGAGTTAGCGGAATCTGACCAGCAAGTAGTTGTCCATCGAAGGAGGGCCGCGCCAATTTGGTGCGAGTTCTGACGGACAGCCCGACGGCCTGTCGCGTCATGGTGTTTGAGGTCGTACGGAGGACGCAATTATTGAAAACAATAGTGGCGCCACTGCTGTGAAGGAATTCCGATGGCTCTTCGACGCCGCGAGCACGCGTCCGTCAATTgtcctcatcatcattcaGTCAGTGGCGACGCTCC
Coding sequences within it:
- the LOC128269115 gene encoding cofilin/actin-depolymerizing factor homolog: MASGVTVSDVCKTTYEEIKKDKKHRYVIFYIRDEKQIDVEVIGDRNAEYDSFLDDIQKGGPGECRYGLFDFEYMHQCQGTSESSKKQKLFLMSWCPDTAKVKKKMLYSSSFDALKKSLVGVQKYIQATDLSEASREAVEEKLRATDRQ